From the Musa acuminata AAA Group cultivar baxijiao chromosome BXJ1-2, Cavendish_Baxijiao_AAA, whole genome shotgun sequence genome, one window contains:
- the LOC135611522 gene encoding uncharacterized protein LOC135611522 — MEAKILWKHVTNPPAAKSTGIPAKSNKQNLRKSTSQKVASSFTRVCLCAPISSYNEVFRAEVPPRRSYSCTRSKSVVASSERTVSTRTSAEGRRVFRGKSLTDDVLMRRFVVEEEAMTQQRRRNQMEFVRKRNAMRRKKIGPSPLSRMAMAEEEE; from the coding sequence ATGGAGGCCAAAATTCTATGGAAGCATGTGACGAATCCTCCAGCAGCGAAGTCTACCGGAATCCCAGCCAAGTCCAACAAGCAGAATCTAAGGAAATCCACCTCCCAAAAGGTAGCCTCTTCCTTCACTCGGGTCTGCCTCTGCGCTCCCATCTCCTCCTACAACGAGGTGTTCCGAGCAGAAGTCCCGCCGCGAAGAAGCTACAGTTGTACGAGGTCGAAATCCGTCGTGGCGTCGTCGGAAAGGACCGTAAGCACGAGGACTTCTGCCGAGGGACGAAGAGTGTTCCGGGGGAAGTCACTGACGGATGACGTGCTGATGAGAAGGTTTGTGGTGGAAGAGGAGGCGATGACGCAGCAGAGGAGGAGGAACCAGATGGAGTTCGTCAGGAAGAGGAATGCCATGAGAAGGAAAAAGATTGGGCCGAGTCCTCTCAGTAGGATGGCAATGGCCGAGGAAGAAGAGTAG